The genomic DNA GCTAACGAAGAGGCCAAAAATCTAATCGAAAAAGCGGCGAGCATCACCGGAAAAACAATTTCTGCGTACATGCTCAACAATGCTCTGGCTTCTGCCAAGAAAGATATTGAGCAGATGGAATCCATTTCCTTGGGGAATAAAGACAGAGACATGTTCTATTCTCTGATATCTAATCCTCCTGCACCTAACGAAGCTCTTAAAAAGCTATTCAACTCCGATTCAACGCAGTAGTGGTTTCATGGATATAGAAATCATACCGATCTCAAAACACATAAAGATTAAGGATTTCGATTGCGGGATAGAAGATCTAAACCGCTATCTCCGGCAATTTGCCATTCCCAACGACAGGAAGAATATCGGCAAGTCTTTTGTCGCTGTTGATAAATCGGATCAGACCAAACCAGTCGGATATTACACGGTCAGCATGGCTCAGATCCTGTTCAACGAACTGCCGGATTCGATAAGGAAAGGTCTTCCCAGATACCCGATTCCCGCTATGAGAATCGGAAAACTGGCAATTGATTTGAAATCCCAAGGTCATTATATCGGGGCGAAACTTCTGAAAGACGCACTTTTAAGAGCTGTAAATATCTCTTCTCAAGTTGCCCTTCATTTTATCGTTGTTGATGCTATCGATGAAAATGCAAAGGCATTTTA from Spirochaeta isovalerica includes the following:
- a CDS encoding DUF1778 domain-containing protein, whose translation is MVNTKASRIEIRANEEAKNLIEKAASITGKTISAYMLNNALASAKKDIEQMESISLGNKDRDMFYSLISNPPAPNEALKKLFNSDSTQ
- a CDS encoding GNAT family N-acetyltransferase, which gives rise to MDIEIIPISKHIKIKDFDCGIEDLNRYLRQFAIPNDRKNIGKSFVAVDKSDQTKPVGYYTVSMAQILFNELPDSIRKGLPRYPIPAMRIGKLAIDLKSQGHYIGAKLLKDALLRAVNISSQVALHFIVVDAIDENAKAFYLKYGFTAFEEPPLTLVISLKTVKAAIS